Proteins from a single region of Streptomyces griseiscabiei:
- a CDS encoding DNA-binding protein translates to MSGGTDVSSGGTEVSYGELLAAGGVLPPDTEGAGERAVPLTARAYRHPGLDDRVVVRLVAGELGAAEDLAAGFLGLEQDAEPAVVGLGLRQSLGFPEWVLVHHPADGHHALGIVPDLEKAARQVKSKPKAALDAYLELGERLAASVPHFLPTFFEQAGRVFIAEENATYASQLFSRARRAEAEHGLVVEEERLDAVFLEFALAGALPVKVLSAYAKELAARVPAEEALERFTKLCLRRTAGGLPPSAQMANDLRRLARAAGRDADRTEQDYLAELLVLPSTLRAAAGWWKGHRAALVALATREPKVRGTLLDTLPASNDDDMPAMWLDMLEACGATAGLWDTALPAEQRPHDGTAGWLERFLTFREQARSWNGSTRMPELYPSVERAVDVLRAELTTAGRELPVTHDIDLIDLLLSLDVPVAAPAKSTSLPLEQWARGEGHRELLSLAADARFHEAFGRGADRFGNDQDGLRAIRVLAASPGGRPLLTEWVRGVVRRFAAVGLPQLPEALGRLKWLPAEALALAEDEVRAAVATDLTPVLSRTLRAGLFDELGWPAWEDATATLVPKDDVEDIVIADAWPHLVVAGEAQARVIGAEGTVLTHDLRIPADDKWGDPGFHHVDGELLVYWRPRSGGLHGYWHTRADQPQTMEGPGGVRSTQMDWYRGNLRTTVALPGGGRATGAGVLHAGDTTIPDERRLLFDGASYWVWHAEGDRDTHGFYEYDPLTGRRGRMSMPAFLADALRDAPEGSSYEGGRLRPSPTLGHAPASAPVDGVLGLRTIRLPDGSWRSEDLAGHSVTVPSERGRPSALVVFPGDDRARAVVRNGWSMEIVDTDGVVTSTAKIDRTPGVFGEGTLLLPPVQFWECMTARDPEGSAALRRIDGDTTAALLHAAAQEIRNEQEGKGDKDTLSRAIRAVLPVTDDALVAGIAGVVRHAAAQQSVLDEASARLTRALDEGVEEPEGPFGPTDTELQDALSGLGVRERRSWDEDDGSDAVFRALRVMSRAAGLLPDTAVPEERTVRLHLDGPQLPTGELELLSLAGHASAFAFRAAAATTSQEHRETVSALLDRFRALGLGSGAESGRWRKVSVNLAPGQLRTPSGEWRDGEWHGLLPLGGGAFLALMERTYLDDDNGCTFTGFFHDPAQLFETPAPYTLDESAPLGGEGDASPLDAFLSELAGRGPAPWFPEAAEEFARLTGVTETAARLIVAGLPQVDTYERSFLTTEVRNAIGVKLAPAAVAKDELRGVDGEIRAAVVGALLPADPALLWTDGPDVAAAAEVWNSRVGKRRAIPEELLADASRAVKHSAWDLRSALPALLYPADEPRLTRDLEWAVDGDRVKPVGDDTVGFTADTLVGAVGLAAWLAHRLPAGDPARSGLPAALTAVRERLAHPGLVLDLDRYIGLPAFRKTAGTPTEVGEGFERYGAVVLATYDDQPSPGIRVALLDEAGEDPYLPALRIDDQRPYEAEVALRLARSVPYGALLADPGDPVAGERDKDGTWWPQDPSRSVPELVTEVAKEYSIGEDAATLYLMLLAMPDPTDRMTARWTGWKPARLKAARAELAAGELVVEASRTRAGRSLFLPGAWLDPRAPRLPLERWKLPLYAALMSDEHATLGVIVPAEPPAELYRRAWRRIQDGDTPRFEELKVRRGRRR, encoded by the coding sequence ATGAGCGGGGGGACGGACGTGTCGAGCGGGGGGACCGAGGTGTCGTACGGGGAACTGCTGGCGGCGGGCGGGGTGCTGCCGCCGGACACCGAGGGGGCCGGGGAGCGGGCGGTGCCGCTGACCGCGCGGGCGTACCGCCATCCGGGCCTGGACGACCGGGTAGTGGTGCGGCTGGTCGCCGGGGAGCTGGGCGCGGCGGAGGATCTGGCCGCCGGGTTCCTCGGTCTGGAGCAGGACGCCGAGCCCGCGGTGGTGGGGCTGGGGCTGCGGCAGTCGCTGGGCTTCCCCGAGTGGGTGCTGGTGCACCACCCGGCGGACGGGCACCACGCGCTGGGGATCGTGCCGGACCTGGAGAAGGCCGCCCGGCAGGTGAAGTCCAAGCCGAAGGCGGCCCTGGACGCCTATCTGGAGCTGGGCGAGCGGCTGGCGGCCTCGGTGCCGCACTTCCTGCCGACCTTCTTCGAGCAGGCGGGGCGGGTGTTCATCGCCGAGGAGAACGCCACCTACGCGTCCCAGTTGTTCAGCCGCGCCCGCAGGGCCGAGGCGGAGCACGGGCTGGTCGTCGAGGAGGAGCGGCTCGACGCGGTGTTCCTGGAGTTCGCGCTGGCCGGCGCGCTCCCGGTGAAGGTGCTGTCGGCGTACGCGAAGGAGCTGGCCGCCCGGGTCCCGGCGGAGGAGGCGCTGGAGCGCTTCACCAAGCTGTGCCTGCGCCGTACGGCGGGCGGTCTGCCGCCGTCCGCGCAGATGGCGAACGACCTGCGCAGGCTGGCCCGCGCCGCCGGCCGGGACGCGGACCGCACCGAGCAGGACTATCTGGCCGAACTGCTGGTCCTGCCGTCCACGCTGCGCGCGGCGGCGGGCTGGTGGAAGGGCCACCGTGCGGCGCTGGTGGCGCTCGCCACGCGTGAGCCGAAGGTGCGCGGCACCCTGCTGGACACGCTCCCCGCGTCCAACGACGACGACATGCCCGCGATGTGGCTGGACATGCTGGAGGCCTGCGGTGCCACGGCCGGGCTGTGGGACACCGCGCTGCCCGCGGAGCAGCGTCCGCACGACGGTACGGCGGGCTGGCTGGAGCGGTTCCTGACGTTCCGGGAGCAGGCGCGGTCGTGGAACGGCTCCACGCGTATGCCGGAGCTGTACCCGTCCGTGGAGCGTGCCGTGGACGTACTGCGGGCCGAACTGACCACGGCCGGACGCGAGTTGCCGGTCACGCACGACATCGATCTGATCGACCTGCTGCTCTCCCTGGACGTGCCGGTGGCCGCCCCCGCGAAGAGCACGTCGCTGCCGCTGGAGCAGTGGGCGCGCGGCGAGGGGCATCGCGAACTGCTGTCGCTGGCCGCCGACGCCCGGTTCCACGAGGCGTTCGGACGGGGCGCGGACCGGTTCGGCAACGACCAGGACGGGTTGCGCGCGATCCGGGTACTGGCCGCGTCACCGGGCGGTCGCCCGCTGCTGACGGAGTGGGTGCGCGGGGTCGTCCGGCGGTTCGCCGCCGTGGGCCTGCCGCAGCTGCCCGAGGCGCTCGGCCGGCTGAAGTGGCTGCCCGCCGAGGCGCTGGCGCTCGCCGAGGACGAGGTCCGCGCGGCCGTCGCCACCGATCTGACGCCGGTGCTGTCGCGCACCCTGCGCGCCGGACTCTTCGACGAACTGGGCTGGCCCGCCTGGGAGGACGCGACCGCCACCCTCGTCCCGAAGGACGACGTCGAGGACATCGTCATCGCCGACGCCTGGCCGCACCTCGTCGTCGCGGGCGAGGCCCAGGCCCGGGTCATCGGCGCGGAGGGCACCGTCCTCACCCACGATCTGCGCATCCCGGCGGACGACAAGTGGGGCGACCCGGGCTTCCACCACGTGGACGGCGAACTGCTCGTCTACTGGCGGCCCCGCAGCGGCGGCCTGCACGGCTACTGGCACACCCGCGCCGACCAGCCGCAGACGATGGAGGGCCCGGGCGGCGTCCGCAGCACGCAGATGGACTGGTACCGGGGGAATCTGCGGACGACCGTGGCCCTGCCGGGCGGCGGCCGGGCCACCGGCGCGGGCGTGCTGCACGCCGGTGACACCACGATCCCCGACGAGCGGCGGCTGCTGTTCGACGGCGCCTCGTACTGGGTGTGGCACGCGGAGGGCGACCGGGACACGCACGGTTTCTACGAGTACGACCCGCTGACGGGCAGGCGCGGCCGGATGAGCATGCCCGCCTTCCTCGCCGACGCGCTGCGCGACGCCCCCGAGGGCAGCTCCTACGAGGGCGGTCGGCTCCGCCCCTCCCCGACCCTCGGCCACGCGCCCGCCTCCGCGCCCGTGGACGGCGTGCTCGGTCTGCGCACGATCCGGCTGCCCGACGGCTCCTGGCGCAGCGAGGACCTGGCCGGACACAGCGTCACCGTGCCCTCGGAGCGGGGCAGGCCGTCCGCGTTGGTGGTGTTCCCGGGTGACGACCGGGCGCGTGCGGTCGTCCGCAACGGCTGGTCCATGGAGATCGTCGACACGGACGGTGTCGTCACCTCCACCGCGAAGATCGACCGCACCCCGGGCGTCTTCGGCGAGGGCACACTGCTGCTGCCGCCGGTGCAGTTCTGGGAGTGCATGACGGCCCGCGACCCGGAGGGTTCCGCCGCGCTGCGGCGTATCGACGGCGACACGACGGCGGCCCTGCTGCACGCGGCAGCCCAGGAGATCAGGAACGAGCAGGAGGGCAAGGGCGACAAGGACACGCTGTCCCGCGCGATCCGGGCGGTCCTGCCGGTCACGGACGACGCGCTCGTCGCGGGCATCGCGGGCGTCGTGCGGCACGCCGCCGCCCAGCAGTCCGTCCTCGACGAGGCGTCCGCCCGGCTGACCCGGGCGCTCGACGAGGGCGTGGAGGAGCCGGAGGGACCCTTCGGCCCCACCGACACGGAGCTCCAGGACGCGTTGAGCGGCCTCGGCGTCCGGGAGCGTCGCTCCTGGGACGAGGACGACGGGTCCGACGCCGTCTTCCGTGCCCTGCGCGTGATGAGCAGGGCCGCCGGGCTGCTTCCGGACACCGCCGTACCGGAGGAGCGGACCGTGCGCCTCCACCTCGACGGGCCGCAGTTGCCCACCGGGGAGCTGGAGCTGCTGTCGCTGGCCGGCCACGCGTCCGCCTTCGCCTTCCGGGCCGCTGCCGCCACCACCTCGCAGGAACACCGGGAGACAGTGAGCGCCCTGCTCGACCGGTTCCGGGCCCTCGGACTGGGTAGCGGTGCCGAGTCCGGGCGGTGGCGCAAGGTGTCGGTGAATCTGGCCCCCGGACAGCTGCGCACCCCGTCGGGCGAGTGGCGCGACGGCGAATGGCACGGACTGCTGCCGCTGGGCGGCGGCGCCTTCCTCGCCCTCATGGAACGCACCTACCTGGACGACGACAACGGCTGCACGTTCACCGGGTTCTTCCACGACCCGGCCCAGCTGTTCGAGACGCCCGCGCCGTACACGCTCGACGAGTCCGCACCGCTGGGCGGGGAAGGGGACGCTTCCCCGCTGGACGCGTTCCTCTCGGAGCTGGCCGGGCGCGGCCCGGCGCCCTGGTTCCCGGAGGCCGCCGAGGAGTTCGCCCGGCTCACCGGGGTCACCGAGACCGCGGCCCGGCTGATCGTGGCCGGACTGCCGCAGGTCGACACGTACGAGCGCTCGTTCCTGACCACCGAGGTACGCAACGCCATCGGGGTGAAGCTCGCGCCCGCGGCCGTCGCCAAGGACGAACTGCGGGGCGTCGACGGCGAGATCCGCGCCGCCGTGGTGGGCGCGCTGCTGCCCGCCGACCCCGCCCTGCTGTGGACCGACGGCCCGGACGTGGCCGCCGCGGCGGAGGTCTGGAACAGCCGGGTGGGCAAGCGACGGGCGATCCCCGAGGAACTGCTCGCCGACGCCTCCCGCGCGGTCAAGCACTCCGCGTGGGACCTGAGGAGCGCCCTGCCCGCGCTGCTGTACCCGGCGGACGAGCCCCGGCTCACCCGCGACCTGGAGTGGGCGGTCGACGGCGACCGGGTCAAGCCCGTCGGCGACGACACGGTCGGCTTCACCGCGGACACGCTGGTCGGCGCGGTCGGCCTCGCCGCCTGGCTCGCCCACCGGCTGCCCGCGGGCGACCCGGCCCGGTCCGGGCTGCCGGCCGCGCTCACCGCCGTACGCGAGCGGCTGGCCCACCCGGGCCTGGTGCTGGACCTCGACCGGTACATCGGGCTCCCCGCGTTCCGGAAGACCGCGGGCACCCCGACCGAGGTCGGCGAGGGCTTCGAGCGGTACGGCGCCGTCGTCCTGGCCACCTATGACGACCAGCCGTCGCCGGGCATCCGGGTCGCGCTGCTCGACGAGGCCGGCGAGGACCCGTATCTGCCCGCGCTGCGCATCGACGACCAGCGGCCCTACGAGGCCGAGGTCGCGCTGCGGCTGGCCCGCTCCGTCCCGTACGGGGCGCTCCTCGCCGACCCGGGCGACCCGGTGGCCGGCGAGCGGGACAAGGACGGCACCTGGTGGCCGCAGGACCCCAGCCGTTCCGTGCCCGAGCTGGTGACCGAGGTGGCGAAGGAGTACAGCATCGGCGAGGACGCCGCCACGCTCTATCTGATGCTGCTCGCCATGCCCGACCCCACGGACCGGATGACGGCCCGCTGGACGGGCTGGAAGCCGGCCCGGCTCAAGGCGGCCCGTGCCGAACTGGCCGCGGGCGAGCTGGTGGTGGAGGCCAGCCGTACCCGGGCCGGGCGGTCGCTCTTCCTGCCCGGCGCCTGGCTCGACCCGAGGGCGCCGCGGCTGCCGCTGGAGCGGTGGAAGCTCCCGCTGTACGCCGCCCTGATGAGCGACGAGCACGCGACGTTGGGCGTGATCGTCCCGGCCGAGCCGCCCGCCGAGCTGTACCGCAGGGCCTGGCGGCGGATCCAGGACGGCGACACGCCCCGGTTCGAGGAACTGAAGGTGCGGCGGGGCCGCCGCCGCTGA